A portion of the Vanessa atalanta chromosome 14, ilVanAtal1.2, whole genome shotgun sequence genome contains these proteins:
- the LOC125068789 gene encoding dopamine D2-like receptor has translation MDVTSSTSSIFNLVAISVDRYIAVTQPIKYAKHKNNTRVWFTIVLVWLVSAAIGAPIVLGLNDTPDRNFDECLFNSQNYVLYSSLGSFYIPCIMMMFLYYNIFKALRNRAKKQRAAKKPPVSGDTITGATAAVVIENVAQTRQLETALDDRPTNTGSGSNEEDHEDSFDKRSVDLEADAEECHVIPNDKSTEFMLATVPEDKIKIPKKSFKSQPIPDPNGNNDSGYAPSNIEDIIREHVSPPPSPALKDATVLKNMGCESKWKKNGKRVDADSRNASIAFRSDDDLRSSHYDIRDGSSCKKERKASAATARFTIYKANKASKKKREKSSAKKERKATKTLAIVLGVFLFCWTPFFTCNVLDAICGKFGLQFSPGVTVFILNTWLGYINSFLNPVIYTIFNPEFRKAFRKILKCST, from the exons ATGGACGTCACATCTTCTACTTCGagcatatttaatttagtcgCCATTTCTGTTGATAG ATATATAGCAGTAACACAGCCAATAAAATATGCGaaacacaaaaacaatacaCGCGTGTGGTTCACCATCGTCCTCGTGTGGCTGGTCTCGGCTGCCATCGGAGCGCCCATCGTCCTCGGCCTCAACGATACACCCGACAGGAACTTTGACGAGTGCCTCTTCAACAGTCAGAACTACGTCCTCTACTCTTCGCTAGGTTCCTTCTACATTCCATGCATCATGATGATGTTcctctactataatatttttaag GCATTAAGAAATCGAGCTAAGAAGCAACGTGCAGCCAAAAAGCCTCCAGTATCTGGTGACACGATAACCGGAGCAACGGCGGCTGTCGTGATAGAAAATGTAGCTCAGACGAGACAGCTCGAAACGGCGTTGGACGACCGACCTACTAACACTGGCTCCGGTAGCAACGAAGAAGATCACGAAGACAG TTTCGACAAGCGCTCGGTGGATCTTGAAGCTGATGCTGAAGAGTGTCACGTGATCCCGAATGATAAATCGACAGAATTCATGCTAGCAACTGTCCCGGAAGATAagattaa gaTACCCAAAAAAAGTTTCAAATCACAACCAATACCAGATCCAAATGGTAATAATGATTCTGGATACGCACCCTCAAACATAGAAGACATTATCAGAGAACATGTATCACCACCCCCATCCCCCGCACTCAAAGATGCCACGGTCTTGAAAAATATGGGCTGTGAATCAAAATGGAAGAAAAATGGAAAGAGAGTCGATGCGGATTCTAG AAACGCATCAATTGCTTTCCGATCGGATGACGACCTAAGATCAAGTCACTACGACATCCGCGATGGATCGTCCTGTAAAAAGGAAAGGAAAGCCAGCGCTGCGACCGCAAGATTTACTATCTATAAAGCCAATAAAGCGAGCAAAAAGAAAAGAGAAAAATCATCTGCTAAAAAGGAAAGAAAGGCAACAAAAACGCTAGCCATTGTATTAG GCGTTTTCCTATTCTGTTGGACCCCATTCTTCACGTGCAACGTTTTAGACGCTATTTGCGGAAAATTCGGCCTTCAGTTCTCCCCAGGAGTCACTGTCTTCATCCTTAACACCTGGCTCGGGTACATCAATTCATTCTTAAACCCTGTCATCTATACCATTTTCAATCCTGAATTCAGGAAGGCCTTTAGGAAAATACTCAAGTGCAGCACCTAG